A single window of Oerskovia paurometabola DNA harbors:
- a CDS encoding putative quinol monooxygenase, producing the protein MNLSSDTVRPSLADRPGDGVTVRVLVPCTVDERHQARALEAYRELVAATRQEAGCLSYELLQRVGDSTRFLLVEEWESQDHLDAHTRTEHFVRLVAELEQLERAAPAELYRRVL; encoded by the coding sequence ATGAACCTCTCCAGCGATACCGTTCGCCCGTCCCTCGCCGACCGCCCGGGTGACGGCGTGACCGTGCGCGTGCTCGTTCCCTGCACGGTCGACGAACGGCACCAGGCTCGTGCGCTCGAGGCCTATCGCGAGCTGGTCGCCGCGACCAGGCAGGAGGCCGGCTGCCTGTCGTACGAGCTCCTCCAGCGCGTGGGGGACTCCACCCGGTTCCTGCTCGTCGAGGAGTGGGAGTCGCAGGACCATCTCGACGCCCACACCCGGACGGAGCACTTCGTGCGGCTCGTCGCGGAGCTCGAGCAGCTCGAGAGGGCCGCGCCCGCAGAGCTCTACCGACGCGTTCTCTAG
- a CDS encoding TrmH family RNA methyltransferase, which yields MVTRISARNARFQVLQTLLSNRSKRHRAGEFIVQGVRPVNLAIEHGWDVRALLYDADRSLSPWARDLLASQPNAEKVAMSSDLLAELSEKTEGAAEVLAVVGMAPDDLTRIPARADFLGLVFDRPTQPGNIGSIIRSADALGAHGVITTGHAADAYDPKSVRASTGSFFAVPTVRAASPHDVVEWVEHQRSAGVPIVVAATDEDGDAEISAFDLTQPVLLLVGNETAGLSRAWRDAADVTLSIPMAGAASSLNAANAASIVLYEARRQRSTR from the coding sequence GTGGTCACCCGCATCAGCGCACGCAATGCTCGATTCCAGGTGCTGCAGACGCTCCTGTCCAACCGCTCCAAGCGTCACCGCGCCGGAGAGTTCATCGTGCAGGGCGTCCGGCCGGTCAACCTGGCGATCGAGCACGGGTGGGACGTCCGTGCCCTGCTGTACGACGCCGACCGGTCGCTCTCGCCCTGGGCTCGCGACCTGCTCGCGTCGCAGCCGAACGCCGAGAAGGTGGCGATGTCGTCGGACCTGCTGGCCGAGCTCAGCGAGAAGACCGAGGGGGCGGCCGAGGTACTGGCGGTCGTCGGCATGGCTCCCGACGACCTCACGCGGATTCCGGCGCGTGCGGACTTCCTCGGTCTGGTCTTCGACCGCCCGACGCAGCCGGGCAACATCGGGTCGATCATCCGCTCAGCGGACGCCCTCGGCGCACACGGTGTGATCACCACCGGGCACGCCGCAGACGCGTACGACCCGAAGTCCGTCCGCGCCTCGACAGGTTCCTTCTTCGCCGTGCCGACCGTGCGCGCCGCGTCTCCCCACGACGTCGTGGAGTGGGTCGAGCATCAGCGTTCGGCCGGCGTGCCGATCGTCGTCGCGGCAACGGACGAGGACGGCGACGCCGAGATCTCGGCGTTCGACCTGACGCAGCCCGTGCTGCTCCTCGTCGGCAACGAGACCGCGGGGCTGTCGCGCGCATGGCGCGACGCAGCGGACGTCACGCTCAGCATCCCGATGGCCGGCGCGGCCAGCTCCCTCAACGCAGCCAACGCAGCCTCGATCGTGCTCTACGAGGCACGCCGCCAGCGGTCGACGAGATAG
- a CDS encoding helix-turn-helix transcriptional regulator, with translation MLETSARLLALLSLLQARRDWPGEALAERLRVSPRTVRRDVDRLRELGYPVRATKGPDGGYRLDAGSDLPPLLFDDEQAVAVAVALQTSQVGGLEEPAQRALATIRQVMPARLRGRIDALEVTVVRSSGQAARPDVDPAVLVAVGSAVRAREVLRFDYDGGSAPLLGSGDAAFRPPRRAEPHHLVTWGGRWYLVAWDLERQDWRTFRVDRMTPRTPTGPRFAPRDLPAVPTDRGHPGGVRGGGAGRRATRGQGPVPDVAAYVAHQFSRPRWPAEGEVVLHARADDLAPWVGDQGLIEALGPDRSRLVAGSWSWRGLAAWVGMFDVPFEVVGPAELRTAVREMGERYRGAVGDAGR, from the coding sequence ATGCTCGAGACCTCGGCCCGGCTCCTCGCCCTGCTCTCCCTGCTCCAGGCCCGCCGCGACTGGCCGGGGGAGGCGCTCGCCGAGCGCCTGCGCGTCAGCCCGCGCACGGTGCGGCGCGACGTCGACCGCCTGCGCGAGCTCGGCTACCCCGTGCGTGCGACCAAGGGGCCCGACGGCGGGTACCGCCTCGACGCGGGCTCCGACCTCCCGCCCCTGCTGTTCGACGACGAGCAGGCCGTCGCGGTCGCGGTCGCCCTCCAGACGTCCCAGGTGGGTGGGCTCGAGGAGCCGGCGCAGCGAGCGCTCGCGACGATCCGCCAGGTCATGCCCGCGCGGCTGCGCGGGCGGATCGACGCGCTCGAGGTGACCGTGGTGCGGTCGTCCGGGCAGGCCGCGCGGCCCGACGTCGACCCGGCCGTGCTGGTCGCGGTGGGCAGCGCCGTGCGGGCGCGCGAGGTGCTGCGCTTCGACTACGACGGCGGGTCCGCGCCGCTGCTCGGCTCGGGCGACGCGGCCTTCCGGCCCCCGCGCCGCGCCGAGCCGCACCACCTCGTGACGTGGGGCGGGCGCTGGTACCTCGTCGCGTGGGACCTCGAGCGCCAGGACTGGCGCACGTTCCGCGTCGACCGGATGACCCCGCGGACGCCCACGGGGCCGAGGTTCGCGCCGCGCGACCTGCCGGCGGTGCCGACGGACCGTGGACACCCTGGCGGAGTGCGGGGAGGGGGCGCAGGGCGGCGTGCCACCCGCGGGCAGGGCCCCGTGCCCGACGTCGCCGCGTACGTCGCGCACCAGTTCTCCCGTCCGCGATGGCCCGCCGAGGGCGAGGTCGTCCTGCACGCCCGGGCGGACGACCTCGCACCGTGGGTGGGGGACCAGGGGCTGATCGAGGCCCTCGGACCGGACCGGTCGCGGCTCGTCGCGGGGTCGTGGTCGTGGCGCGGCCTGGCCGCGTGGGTCGGGATGTTCGACGTCCCGTTCGAGGTCGTCGGGCCGGCCGAGCTGCGCACCGCGGTCCGCGAGATGGGGGAGCGGTACCGGGGGGCCGTCGGCGACGCCGGTCGGTGA